Below is a window of Mucilaginibacter ginkgonis DNA.
GGTGTTATCCACCCTAAAACCATAAAGCCATTACAAAACGCCGGCATCCCTCTTATTGTGCGGTCTTTTACAGATATGAATGCGGCAGGCACCACTATCGGTCATCAGGCCACTGCTGTATTTTCAAAACCTGTTATTATCTTAAAACATAACCAGGTCATGTTGTCTGTATCGGCAAAGGATCACTCCTTTATTACGGAAGAACACCTAAGTACCGTCTTCAAGCTATTTGCAGACAGGCACGTAAAGATCAATGTGATGCAGGTATCGGCCTTAAGTTTTACAGTTTGTTTTGATTACCGGGACGGCCAGTTTGAGAAATTGCTAATTACCCTGCAGCAAACATTTAATGCCAAATACAACCGTGATCTAAGCTTGTTGACTTTGAGACATTACAAACCCGAAGATTTAACATCGTTGACACAGGGGCGGAAAATTTTATTGGAACAAATTAGCCGCAACACAGCGCAAGTGGTTTTAAGTCAATAAAAAAACGCCCCTCCGTTTTAGAGGAGCGTTTTTTATAACATTTTTCGCCTTGGTTTTTGGGCTGCATCCCGGCCCGAAGTTTGGTCCGAACGCTGGCTGCCGCCATTGCTAATTCCCGCTTGTTGTTTTACCTCTTTTTGGTTGGTAAAGTTTCTGTCGGCAGTAGCTGTACCTTGTACGGCGGCATTACCTTTTATGTGTCCCTGCGTTTTCTTATTATGTTATTTATAACGCAAATGGTGCAATAACTATACCGATTATAACGCAATAAATTAAATAGGGCTACTTTGGAAGCTTGACTTTAAATAGCAGGTAAGGATAGTCTGTCTTGTCCTTACCGAAGTTATATTTTGGCAACCGGTTTATCTGAGAACACGTGAAATACAGGTAACCATCTGCGCCAACGGCGAAAGAGTCGGGCCAGATGATCTGCGGATCTGTAACCAGCGTATGTACTTTCTTATCGGGCGACACATACTGTATGCTATGCTGTTCTGAATTACTTAAAAAGATGTTGCCTTTATAATCGGCCACCATGCCGTGGCTAACACCCGTTTCAGCTACAGTTTCGATGTGCTGGGATAGTTCATAGTCATTGTACCTTGCGTCTGCCAATAACTGCACGGGCAGCCTGTACAATTTGGTTTGATTTATAGCCCTATAATACAACCAGTTATAATCCCGCGTTAAAGCGATACCATTTACATTGGACACGAAAGCATTGCCGGTACTGTCAGCCACGTCTACCCCATCTATTCTCAAAGTATAACCCGGTGTAACCAGCATGCTCTTATCATCCTTTAACACCACGCGCGATTTACGGCTAACCAGATCAAGCACCACCAATGCTTTTAATCCCGGATCGGATAAATAGGCCATACCGCGAAGATTGTCTATGGTCACATCATTTAATGCGCTTTTATCTTTTGGCAGATCATCAAAGGTGTAAACCGCGATGATCTGGTCGCTTTTCAGATCAATTTTTATCAGCTTAAAATAACCCACGCTGTTGTTGCTCTCACTGGTTAATTGCACAGATCCTTTCGGTGCCGAATCAAGTATCCACAAGCAGTTCTTTTCATCCGCGTATAAGGCCTGTACATTCATGAAATGATTTTTTGGTTCGCCGGGTTTATACTCGTTCCATTCTTCGTTAGGGTAAGCATATTTTTTACCGTCGACGATCTCTGCCAGGGCAAACTCAAACGGCTGATGATGCGGAAAAGAAACAAATAAACGGTTGTTGTCAGGGGCAACCGCAACACCGATAGGCTGGTTATGCCCAAACGATTTTACTTCTACCAGCTGTGCCTTAGCTATGACATTTGTGGCTGTAAGGGCCAGAATTAAAATGTGTCTCTTCAACATTCAGGAAATCGTAAATCTTCGCCAACAAAATACAACAAAGAACATTCTTACAGCATGGCAAATGCAAAGTTTCATTCTGGGATAAGCGGGTTGGCATTGCCTGTACGTAACAAAACCCAATACCCCGATGCATATAAAGACAAAAGCCGGTTAACCTATTACAGTTCGTTGTTTAGCAGCATAGAGATCAACAGCTCATTTTATAAACTGCCATTATCTAAAACGATTGCCAAATGGGCTGCAGAAGTTGAAGGCGCGTTTAATTTCACCTTTAAACTTTGGCAAAACATCACCCACAATAAAAACCTGGTTTTTGATCCTGCGGACATTCAACGTTTTATGGCCGCGATCGATAACGTGGACGAAAAGAAAGGGTGCCTCCTTATCCAGTTTCCCGGCAGTATCAAATCAGAAAATATTTACCAACTGGATTACTTGTTGAGCGAGGTCGCTAATCACAACACCGGCTGGAAAGTTGCCGTAGAGTTTCGCGACAGCAGCTGGTATAACGACGACAGCTATGGGGTTTTGGAAAAATACAAGGCGGCAATGGTGATACATGACATGGGAAAATGCCCCGCGCCTGTTGAAAATAAATCGAATGCAGATTTTATCTATCTGCGTTTTCATGGCCCGGGCGGCCGTTACAGCGGCAGCTATGAAGACGACTTTTTATACGACTATGCAAACCTCATAGTCGAGTGGCTCGATGATGACAAAGCCGTTTACTGCTACTTTAACAATACCATGGGCGATGCGGTAAAAAACCTGATGACCCTTAACAGCATGGTAAAAGACCTGCGTTAATCAGCTATTACCACAAAGCGGCTGTTAAAAGTTTCTTGCAAATTGTTTACTTAAAGTAAGCGAGATACAGATATGTCTCTGCGGCGTCAATTCTGAATTAATTATGAATAGCGCGCGTAACATTTTAGCAATTTTGTACTCATTGATAAGAAAAGCAGGTCTCGCCCTGCTTTCTTCTGTTTTAAAATTAAAACAGGCCCGAACATTGACTTATTGATAAAGCCATACGGACCTGATGTTACGTATATCTGTAAGTGAAGAAATTTTACCCCAACGTACTTGCATTCTTAACGGCAATTTCCCTTGTTGCCGCTTTACCTGATGTTTCGTTTGCGCAAACGGTGCCGCAAGATTCGCTCAAAACCGATTCGTTCGCTATAAAAAAATCACGCAGGTTTGTGCCGGCTCAAGACTTAAGCAAACAGTATGACATCGGCGATCTTGAGCGCAATATTTTGCACCCCGGCCGCAAGGCCGATCCTAATAAGATCAACTCGGGCGTATCTGTGGTACCAAATATCAGCGCCAACCCTACCATAGGTTTCCAGATAGGTATTAAAGCAGTAGCTACAAAAAGATTAGGCGATGATTCTAAAACGCTGCTTTCTGTAGCGGCTACTTCTGCTTCTATCACCACAAAAAATGTCATTTATTTTTACATTAACCATAACATTTTTACCCCCGGTAACAAGCTTAACCTGCAGGGTAATATCGTTGTGGCTAAAACGGTTTCGCCCGATTATGGCCTTGGTATAGGTCGCGCGTTTCAGGGAGGCAGTAGTGCAGATAAAACACTGTTAGACCCCGACCGTAAGGTTTACGGCCTAAATTCAACCTACTTTAATTTTCGCGAGAAGATATATAAGAACGTAACCAAAAACTTATTTGTGGGCGCGGGTGTGTCTTTCGATGTGAGGAAGAACATTACAGGCAAAGACACTTCTACCAACACGCCGATGGGTGTCTACAATATCCGGCATGGCTTTCCGCAGGATCATTACAGCGCTGCCGGCTTCCTGTTCAACGTGGAATACACCACCCGCGACAACCCCAACCGTGCTTATAAAGGTATTTTTGCCGACGCAGGTGTCCGTATCAACCAAACATGGATAGGCAGTACCAAAAACTCGGTGCAATTGACAACCGACTTTAGGAAATACTTTAGCCTGTCCGATTCGCACCCCGAAGAAGTTTTGGCATTCTGGAACTGGGGCTCATACCTGCTTCGCGGCGATGTACCTTACCTGGAATTACCCGGCACAGCCCGCGATGGCGCGTTCCGCAGCGGCCGGGGTTACACCAACCAATATTTTAAAGGCACCCAATTTAACGATACCGAACTGGAATATCGCTTCCCCATCACCAAAAACAAATTCCTAAGCGGCGTAACCTTTGTAAACATGCAAACCGCAAATGATGAGCAAGGCACCAAACTTTTCCAGGTATTTCAGCCCGGCTATGGCGCGGGACTGCGTGTGTTGTTTAACAAAGCCACCCGCACCAACCTGGCCCTCGACTATGCCTTTGGCCGCTTTGGCAGCAAAGGTTTCTTCCTAAACCTGAACGAGTCTTTTTAAAGGACTTTCTCAAAAAAGATTCGGTTAATACGGTTTTATAACGCTCTTGTTATAGTGAAATTCTCGTATTTTCGAACATGCAAACGCTGGAGATACAAGTACCCGACAATAAGTCGCGATTAGTGAAAGGATTTCTGAAGGAATTGGGCGTAGTAATTAAGGTGAAAAAAACTCACAAAGAGCCTAATATTGACACCGTTGAGGCGATGAACGAATTAAAAGCGGGTAAAGGCAAACATTTTAAAAACGTTGACGAGCTTTTTAAAGGGCTATAATTCGCATGTTCGAAATTGTCACGTCTACTAAGTTTCTTAAAGATTTAAAATTGCTGAAAAAGCGATCGCTTAAAGATCTGGACATTTTAAAAGACTTAATAAGTATCCTTGCAAAGAAGGGGCATAAAGGCCTCGATAAAAAGCACAAACCTCATAAGCTTAGCGGGAATTACAAAGGTTATTGGGAATGCCATGTGAAGCCGGATCTACTGTTGATTTGGGATGAAAATGAAAAAATCAATTTGCTTGAACTGGTTCGAACCGGTTCACATTCAGACTTATTTTGAGTAGAGATCTTGTTTTAGTAAACAACAAAGCCTCTCAGTTTCCTGAGAGGCATTGTTCATTAACACATTTATTTACGCCGGGATCAGTCGAGGTTTTTCGCGTTCCCAAAAGCGGTGCAATTTAATGGCTGCAATAAATTGATCTGCAAGCGCGGCATTGTCATCGCCGACGATCACGCCTTCATCGGTTTGTACTTTCTTGCTAAAGTAGGTAGCGTCTATAACCTGCATGGCATCCGCATGCGCGGCAATTGATTTGCAATGTTTAAAGGCTTCGTTAAGGAAATGCACCGCATTAGCTTCGGCCTCCAAAGTCGCTACCGAGTTTGTTCCGCCGGGTACATACACGGCGTCGAACAATACAGACGCAGCTGTTAAGAAGCTGTGATCGGCGGGTATTATTTTGCCACCGGCCGTTGTGATGGTCAGCCTTGGTGCAATGATCTCTACCACTGCTTCTTCTGCCTCAAGGGCTTCCTTAACTGTCGTCAGTGATGCATCGTCTACCCCATCGGCCGCAAGGATCGCTATCTTCCGGCTTTTAATTGAATCCTTTACAGTATTGGCCATACTTAAAGGCTCAGATCTGTCTAAAGAGCCTTCCACTTGTATCGACTGGTAGTCTGCAGGGTCACCGTCTGCAGGCACATGCTGGTTTACAGGCAGCGCTTCTGGAATGTGTAAACCAAGGCCGAATGCCACTTGTGCTGCAAGGCCTTTATCTATTTGCGCAAGTATGCCCAACATCCTCTCGCGCACCATCACTGTTTTTACTTTGCCCAGCTCAAAGGTCAGCGCGTCTATCAGGTGATTTTTTTCGGGTTCGCTCTGGCTGTTAAAGAACAGCCTGGCCTGGCTAAAATGGTCGAAAAAGCTTTTGCTCTTTGCCCGCATTTTGCGCGCCTCTATCCTTTCCAGGTAACTTACAAAGCCGCCTTCTGCCGCCTTAACCTGTTGAGGGTCGTTGCCGGACAGTGAATTTGGATTATAACTGGTTTTCCCCTTGTTAATGGTTTGGCGCATAAAGCCATCGCGCTGGTTGTTATGCACAGGCACCACCGGGCGGTTGATAGGTATTTCCTGGAAGTTCGGACCGCCCAACCGGGTCAGTTGCGTATCGGTATAAGAGAACAAACGGCCTTGCAATAATGGGTCGTTAGTAAAATCTATACCCGGCACAACATGCCCCAGGTGGAATGCTATCTGCTCCGTCTCCGCAAAGAAATTATCCGGGTTACGGTTTAGCGTCATCTTGCCAATGCGTTGGACAGGTACCAATTCTTCTGGAATGATCTTAGTAGCATCCAATAAGTCGAAATCGTACTTAAACTCATCCTCTTCGGGCACAATCTGCACACAAAGTTCATACTCCGGGTAGGCACCGCTTTCAATAGCATCCCACAGGTCTCGGCGGTGGAAGTCCGGGTCTTTGCCCGAGATATTTTGCGCTTCGTCCCACGCTACGGAGTGTACACCTAACAATGGTTTCCAAATGAATTTTACAAAACTGGCTACGCCTTCGGCGTTTACAAAGCGGAAAGTATGCACGCCAAAACCTTCCATCATGCGGTAGCTTCGTGGTATGGCACGGTCGCTCATCAGCCACATGACCATGTGGGCCGACTCCGGTGTTAGTGAGATAAAATCCCAAAACGTATCATGGGCCGATGCCGCCTGCGGAATTTCATTATCTGGTTCAGGCTTTACGGCGTGTACCAGGTCGGGGAATTTAATCGCATCCTGGATAAAAAATACCGGCATGTTGTTACCCACCAGGTCAAAGTTGCCTTCTTGTGTATAGAAACGAACGGCAAAACCGCGTACGTCCCTGGCAAGGTCTGTCGAGCCTCTTGACCCTGCTACCGTAGAGAAGCGCACAAACACCGGCGTCTCTATCTCCGCGTCGTTCAAGAAACCCGCCTTAGTTAATTCTGGAATAGGTTCGTATAGTTTGAACACGCCATGCGCGCCGGAACCACGGGCATGCACTACCCTTTCTGGGATACGCTCGTGGTCAAAGTGGGTCATCTTTTCCCTGAAGATAAAATCTTCCAGGAGCGACGGCCCGCGTTCGCCTGCCTTTAACGAGTTTTGATCGTCATTAATGGGCAAACCGGTATTGGTGGTCATTTTTTCGCCAAGGGCATCCGCGGTATGCGGCGCAAGACTAGTGGTTTTATCATTATCCGGCTGCGGGGCAAGCTTCTTGTCGATCGCCTGCTCGGTACCCAATTTTGGTGATGGTTTCTTTGCTGCCATATTATGCTTCCTCCGCCGCTGTATAGTTAATGTCGCTTTCGGCAACCTGAGTTAATTGTTCGTCCGCAGCCTTTTCTTCTGCCAATGTTTCGGCAAGTATATCGGCAACTTCCTGCAGGCCAAGTGTAACAGCAAGCTGGTGTAGGCCGCCGTAGGTGGCTATCTCATAATGCTCTACTTTTTGAGAAGCCAGTATAATGCCTACATCGCGTGTAGCGGTGCCTGCCTCTGTGCTTTCGACAATGGTTTCACCTTCTTTGGCCAGGCCTTCCATGGCATCGCATTTTTGTGCCTGCACTTTTTCTTCTAACAGGTTAAAAATGTTTTCCAACCTTGTTACATGAATTTTAGTTTCTTCGAGATGCTTTTCAATGCCATCGATAAGCGCTTTCGATGTAGCTGCGGCGATCATTTTTGGCAAGGTGGTTACCAGGTGGTTCTCTGCCCAGTAAATGTCCTTAATGCTGTCTACAAATAGCTCTAACAATGCCGGTTGCTGCTCGGGCGACGTTTTGGTGCTAAACTTGGGGTCTCCGGTTTCTTTTTTCATAAAGTGTATTTATAATATGATTTATTTGTGGTGCTTTGATCCGAATAGGAAGGGCTTTAAATATTGGTTGCGGAAGCAGATTCGGATAATTAAGCAACCGTTGAATAAGACATTTGTTCTATTAGATTTAATTAAAAAGAAAAGTTATATCCTATTTTTTTAATAATCAAAACAGTTGTTTGAAGTACCCGTTCTAATATCACATTTTGATCTTGCAATCCGAATCGATTATATGGAAGACGCTACACAATCTTTAATTGATTCCGCACGCGCGGGAGACTTAGCTGTATTAAAAGAAGCTATCGCCAAAGCTGACAACCTGGAAGGCCGTAACAGC
It encodes the following:
- a CDS encoding L-dopachrome tautomerase-related protein — its product is MLKRHILILALTATNVIAKAQLVEVKSFGHNQPIGVAVAPDNNRLFVSFPHHQPFEFALAEIVDGKKYAYPNEEWNEYKPGEPKNHFMNVQALYADEKNCLWILDSAPKGSVQLTSESNNSVGYFKLIKIDLKSDQIIAVYTFDDLPKDKSALNDVTIDNLRGMAYLSDPGLKALVVLDLVSRKSRVVLKDDKSMLVTPGYTLRIDGVDVADSTGNAFVSNVNGIALTRDYNWLYYRAINQTKLYRLPVQLLADARYNDYELSQHIETVAETGVSHGMVADYKGNIFLSNSEQHSIQYVSPDKKVHTLVTDPQIIWPDSFAVGADGYLYFTCSQINRLPKYNFGKDKTDYPYLLFKVKLPK
- a CDS encoding DUF72 domain-containing protein, whose amino-acid sequence is MPVRNKTQYPDAYKDKSRLTYYSSLFSSIEINSSFYKLPLSKTIAKWAAEVEGAFNFTFKLWQNITHNKNLVFDPADIQRFMAAIDNVDEKKGCLLIQFPGSIKSENIYQLDYLLSEVANHNTGWKVAVEFRDSSWYNDDSYGVLEKYKAAMVIHDMGKCPAPVENKSNADFIYLRFHGPGGRYSGSYEDDFLYDYANLIVEWLDDDKAVYCYFNNTMGDAVKNLMTLNSMVKDLR
- a CDS encoding YciE/YciF ferroxidase family protein, encoding MKKETGDPKFSTKTSPEQQPALLELFVDSIKDIYWAENHLVTTLPKMIAAATSKALIDGIEKHLEETKIHVTRLENIFNLLEEKVQAQKCDAMEGLAKEGETIVESTEAGTATRDVGIILASQKVEHYEIATYGGLHQLAVTLGLQEVADILAETLAEEKAADEQLTQVAESDINYTAAEEA
- a CDS encoding type II toxin-antitoxin system YafQ family toxin, with product MFEIVTSTKFLKDLKLLKKRSLKDLDILKDLISILAKKGHKGLDKKHKPHKLSGNYKGYWECHVKPDLLLIWDENEKINLLELVRTGSHSDLF
- a CDS encoding BamA/TamA family outer membrane protein; translated protein: MKKFYPNVLAFLTAISLVAALPDVSFAQTVPQDSLKTDSFAIKKSRRFVPAQDLSKQYDIGDLERNILHPGRKADPNKINSGVSVVPNISANPTIGFQIGIKAVATKRLGDDSKTLLSVAATSASITTKNVIYFYINHNIFTPGNKLNLQGNIVVAKTVSPDYGLGIGRAFQGGSSADKTLLDPDRKVYGLNSTYFNFREKIYKNVTKNLFVGAGVSFDVRKNITGKDTSTNTPMGVYNIRHGFPQDHYSAAGFLFNVEYTTRDNPNRAYKGIFADAGVRINQTWIGSTKNSVQLTTDFRKYFSLSDSHPEEVLAFWNWGSYLLRGDVPYLELPGTARDGAFRSGRGYTNQYFKGTQFNDTELEYRFPITKNKFLSGVTFVNMQTANDEQGTKLFQVFQPGYGAGLRVLFNKATRTNLALDYAFGRFGSKGFFLNLNESF
- a CDS encoding catalase, whose protein sequence is MAAKKPSPKLGTEQAIDKKLAPQPDNDKTTSLAPHTADALGEKMTTNTGLPINDDQNSLKAGERGPSLLEDFIFREKMTHFDHERIPERVVHARGSGAHGVFKLYEPIPELTKAGFLNDAEIETPVFVRFSTVAGSRGSTDLARDVRGFAVRFYTQEGNFDLVGNNMPVFFIQDAIKFPDLVHAVKPEPDNEIPQAASAHDTFWDFISLTPESAHMVMWLMSDRAIPRSYRMMEGFGVHTFRFVNAEGVASFVKFIWKPLLGVHSVAWDEAQNISGKDPDFHRRDLWDAIESGAYPEYELCVQIVPEEDEFKYDFDLLDATKIIPEELVPVQRIGKMTLNRNPDNFFAETEQIAFHLGHVVPGIDFTNDPLLQGRLFSYTDTQLTRLGGPNFQEIPINRPVVPVHNNQRDGFMRQTINKGKTSYNPNSLSGNDPQQVKAAEGGFVSYLERIEARKMRAKSKSFFDHFSQARLFFNSQSEPEKNHLIDALTFELGKVKTVMVRERMLGILAQIDKGLAAQVAFGLGLHIPEALPVNQHVPADGDPADYQSIQVEGSLDRSEPLSMANTVKDSIKSRKIAILAADGVDDASLTTVKEALEAEEAVVEIIAPRLTITTAGGKIIPADHSFLTAASVLFDAVYVPGGTNSVATLEAEANAVHFLNEAFKHCKSIAAHADAMQVIDATYFSKKVQTDEGVIVGDDNAALADQFIAAIKLHRFWEREKPRLIPA